Proteins found in one Misgurnus anguillicaudatus chromosome 3, ASM2758022v2, whole genome shotgun sequence genomic segment:
- the LOC129445370 gene encoding uncharacterized protein: MDVICCKSGTDQDLQDEESTDQTSTESLDSVCNAGEQQQILQTKLKMCSVKLIDCMNFMMKIKIEPTEMKTEPTADEYKDSGCHDFIPSDVKSELCLDGEITSSTLSCITGGETLSSQRHLETKHTEQKHHLKKHANERPYQCRECGKTFRNARLLKSHQNIHSEEKPFQCSHCEKHFSHKSHLIAHERIHTGEKPHRCNVCGKRFNQCKYLVIHQRIHTGEKPYKCSLCEKTFAQSASLKAHQRIHTGEKPYKCSHCEKTFTQSGHLKAHERLHTGEKPYQCSQCGMSFTNLNSFRVHQRLHTGEKPYKCSHCEKAFTQSGQLKSHERLHTGEKPYICLICGERFAHSGSLKHHQKKQTEDQTTLKSS; this comes from the exons ATGGATGTGATTTGCTGTAAATCAGGAACTGATCAGGACTTACAGGATGAGGAATCtactgatcaaacctccacagagtctctggattctgtctgtaacgctggagaacagcagcagatcctgcagaccaaactcaagatgtgttcagtcaaactcATCGACTGCATGAACTTCATGATGAAGATCAAAAttgaacccacagaaatgaaAACTGAACCTACAGCAGATGAATATAAAGACAGTGGTTGTCATGATTTTATTCCGTCAG ATGTAAAGAGTGAATTATGTTTGGATGGAGAGATAACGTCCTcgactctttcctgcatcaccgGTGGAGAGACATTgagctcacagagacatttagagacaaaacacacagaacagaaacatCATCTAAAGAAACACGCCAATgagagaccgtatcagtgcCGTGAATGTGGAAAAACCTTTAGGAATGCAAGGTTATTAAAATCACACCAGAATATTCACTCTGAAGAGAAACCTTTTCAATGTTCACACTGtgaaaaacatttcagtcatAAATCTCATCTGATAGCCcatgagagaattcacactggagagaaacctcatcgctgtaatgtttgtgggaagagatttaatcaatgtaaatatttagTGATTCACCaaagaattcatacaggtgaaaaaccttacaaatgctctctgtgTGAGAAGACGTTTGCTCAGTCAGCTTCCTTAAAAGCCCATCAGAgaattcatactggagagaaaccttacaaatgctctcattgTGAGAAGACGTTTACTCAGTCAGGTCACTTAAAAGCTCATGAGAGACTTCACACTGGCGAGAAACCTTACCaatgctctcagtgtggaaTGAGCTTCACTAATTTAAATTCTTTTAGAGTTCATCAGagacttcatacaggtgaaaaaccttacaaatgctctcattgTGAGAAGGCTTTTACTCAGTCAGGTCAATTAAAGTCCCATGAGAgacttcatactggagagaaaccttatatCTGCTtgatctgtggagagagatttGCTCATTCTGGAAGTCTTAAGCATCATCAGAAGAAACAAACTGAAGATCAAACTACACTGAAATCATCATAG